AAGCAGCCAAAATAATCATTGTAGTCATAAGTAGAGAGTAAAACCATCCAAATTTATTGAGGATAAATGAGTTTAAAGAAGATGTAACACTTTGTAAATCGTAGTCTTGTATCCAACTTGCTGGGGTAATTCCCCATATAATGAATAATGTTGTTAGCAAGAAGGAGATATAAAATACACTGTTTTCTTTTTTTATCATAGAATCCCACCCTTATTTAATAAAGTTAACAATTATAATAATCATAACAATTAAGTTTTTAATTGTCAAAAAATTCCCTTTTTATAATGTGAAAGGATGCAATTTGTTTTAGGGAGGTAAAGAGCAATGCGTTCACGATATGTACAAATTATAGGAAGAAATAATATGAAATATTGCATTTTATATTGTTACATCCAGATTTTATGTTAAATTCTTGAATGGAATATTAAAATAGGGGGTCAGGATATGAACAAGAAATCAAAGATCAATAAAGTGATGCTTAGCATTAGTACAATGGCTTTATCGTTAGGCGCACTTCAAACTCATGCAGCAGCGGAAGAAAAAGTACCGTATAACGTGTTAAAAACGAAACCGGTTGGAATTGAAAAGTCGGTAGATGAAGTTGGACATATTTCAAAAGTTGATGAAACTTTATCATTTCAAGAACGTTTAAAAGTAGGAGATTTTTCACAGCGACCAGCATCTATTACGAAGAAAACTGCAGTAAAGCAGGTTAAAGAAAGCTATTCAATGGCTGATTTAAACAAAATGAATGACCAAGAATTAGTTGAAACGTTAGGCAGTATTAAATGGCACCAAATTACAGACTTATTCCAGTTTAATGAAGATGCAAAGGCTTTTTATAAAGATAAAGGAAAAATGCAAGTCATTATAGATGAATTAGCTCATAGAGGTAGTACATTTACGAAAGATGATTCAAAAGGAATTCAAACGTTTACTGAAGTGCTGCGTTCAGCTTTTTATCTTGCATTTTATAATAGTGAATTAAGCGACTTAAATGAAAGAAGCTTCCAGGATAAATGTTTACCTGCTTTAAAAGCAATCGCAAAAAATCCAAACTTTAAGCTTGGTACAGTTGAACAAGATACAGTCGTATCTGCGTACGGTAAATTAATTAGTAATGCTTCAAGCGATGTTGAAACGGTTCAATACGCATCGAATATTTTAAAGCAATACAATGATAATTATACTACTTATGTAAATGATCGAATGAAGGGACAAGCAATATACGATATTATGCAAGGTATTGACTATGATATACAGTCGTACTTAACTGAGGCTCGTAAAGAAGCGAATGAAACGATGTGGTATGGAAAAGTAGATGGGTTTATTAATGAAATAAATCGTATTGCTCTTCTAAATGAAGTAACGCCAGAAAATAAATGGCTCGTTAATAATGGCATTTATTTTGCTAGCCGTTTAGGGAAGTTTCATAGCAATCCAAATAAAGGATTAGAGGTTGTTACACAAGCGATGCATATGTACCCGCGCTTAAGTGAACCGTATTTTGTTGCGGTAGAACAAATTACAACAAATTATAATGGTAAAGATTATAGCGGGAATACAGTAGATTTAGAGAAAATACGTAAAGAAGGAAAAGAGCAATACTTACCAAAAACGTATACATTCGACGATGGATCAATTGTGTTCAAAACAGGAGATAAAGTATCAGAAGAAAAAATTAAGAGACTATATTGGGCTGCGAAGGAAGTAAAGGCACAGTATCACCGTGTAATTGGAAATGACAAAGCGTTAGAGCCAGGAAATGCGGATGATGTATTAACGATCGTAATTTATAATAGTCCAGATGAATATCAGTTAAATAGACAATTGTATGGATATGAAACAAACAACGGTGGAATTTATATTGAAGAGACAGGTACATTCTTTACATATGAGCGTACACCAGAGCAAAGTATTTATAGTTTAGAAGAGTTATTCCGTCATGAATTTACTCATTACCTGCAAGGTAGATATGAAGTACCAGGTCTATTTGGAAGAGGAGATATGTATCAAAATGAAAGGTTAACTTGGTTCCAAGAAGGAAATGCAGAGTTTTTCGCAGGATCTACTCGTACGAATAACGTTGTACCAAGAAAGAGTATAATTAGCGGATTATCATCTGATCCTGCAAGCCGTTATACAGCAGAGCGTACACTATTTGCTAAATACGGTTCTTGGGATTTCTATAATTACTCGTTCGCATTGCAGTCTTACTTATATACGCATCAGTTTGAAACATTTGATAAAATTCAAGATTTGATTCGTGCGAATGACGTGAAAAATTATGATGCATATCGTGAAAATCTAAGTAAAGATCCTAAGTTAAATAAAGAGTATCAAGAGTATATGCAGCAGTTAATTGATAATCAAGATACATACACTGTACCAGAAGTAGCTGATGATTATTTAGCTGAACATGAAACGAAGTCATTAGCAGCGGTGAAGAAAGAAATTAGTGATACGTTGCCTATGAAAGATACAAAAATGACAAAACATAATTCTCAATTCTTTAATACATTTACATTAGAAGGTACGTATACAGGTAGTGTCACAAAAGGTGAATCAGAAGATTGGAAAGAAATGAGTAAAAGAGTAAATGAATCTTTAGAACAATTGGCGCAAAAAGAATGGAGTGGCTACAAAACTGTTACAGCATACTTCGTCAATTATCGTGTGAATAGCTCAAATGAATTTGAATATGATGTAGTCTTCCATGGAATCGCAAAAGATGATGGAGAAAATAAAGCTCCAACGGTTAATATAAATGGCCCTTATAGTGGTCTTGTAAAAGAGGGAATTCAATTTAAAAGTGATGGCTCAAACGATGAAGATGGAAAAATTGCTTCTTATTTATGGGAATTTGGAGATGGAAGCACAAGTGTAGAAGTGAATCCAGTACATGTATATGAAAGAGAAGGTTCTTATAAAGTATCGTTAAGAGTAAAAGATGATAAAGGCAAAGAGAGCAGAAGCGAAACAACTGTTACGATTAAAGATGGAAGTTTAACAGAATCAGAACCAAATAATCGTCCAGAGGAAGCAAATCGTATCGGGCTAAATAGTACGATAAAAGGTAATCTTATTGGCGAGGACCACACTGATGTTTATACATTTAATGTAGCATCAGCGAAAGATATCGACATTTCTGTTTTAAATGAGTATGGAATTGGGATGACATGGGTACTTCACCATGAATCAGATATGCAAAATTATGCAGCTTACGGTCAAGCCAATGGGAATCATATAGAAGCGAAATTTAATGCAAAACCAGGCAAGTATTACTTGTATGTATATAAATATGATAATGGCGATGGAACGTACTCATTATCAGTAAAGTGAAACTTTAATCATTCATCCCCCAA
This DNA window, taken from Bacillus cereus ATCC 14579, encodes the following:
- the colA gene encoding collagenase ColA, producing MNKKSKINKVMLSISTMALSLGALQTHAAAEEKVPYNVLKTKPVGIEKSVDEVGHISKVDETLSFQERLKVGDFSQRPASITKKTAVKQVKESYSMADLNKMNDQELVETLGSIKWHQITDLFQFNEDAKAFYKDKGKMQVIIDELAHRGSTFTKDDSKGIQTFTEVLRSAFYLAFYNSELSDLNERSFQDKCLPALKAIAKNPNFKLGTVEQDTVVSAYGKLISNASSDVETVQYASNILKQYNDNYTTYVNDRMKGQAIYDIMQGIDYDIQSYLTEARKEANETMWYGKVDGFINEINRIALLNEVTPENKWLVNNGIYFASRLGKFHSNPNKGLEVVTQAMHMYPRLSEPYFVAVEQITTNYNGKDYSGNTVDLEKIRKEGKEQYLPKTYTFDDGSIVFKTGDKVSEEKIKRLYWAAKEVKAQYHRVIGNDKALEPGNADDVLTIVIYNSPDEYQLNRQLYGYETNNGGIYIEETGTFFTYERTPEQSIYSLEELFRHEFTHYLQGRYEVPGLFGRGDMYQNERLTWFQEGNAEFFAGSTRTNNVVPRKSIISGLSSDPASRYTAERTLFAKYGSWDFYNYSFALQSYLYTHQFETFDKIQDLIRANDVKNYDAYRENLSKDPKLNKEYQEYMQQLIDNQDTYTVPEVADDYLAEHETKSLAAVKKEISDTLPMKDTKMTKHNSQFFNTFTLEGTYTGSVTKGESEDWKEMSKRVNESLEQLAQKEWSGYKTVTAYFVNYRVNSSNEFEYDVVFHGIAKDDGENKAPTVNINGPYSGLVKEGIQFKSDGSNDEDGKIASYLWEFGDGSTSVEVNPVHVYEREGSYKVSLRVKDDKGKESRSETTVTIKDGSLTESEPNNRPEEANRIGLNSTIKGNLIGEDHTDVYTFNVASAKDIDISVLNEYGIGMTWVLHHESDMQNYAAYGQANGNHIEAKFNAKPGKYYLYVYKYDNGDGTYSLSVK